A region of Salvelinus alpinus chromosome 6, SLU_Salpinus.1, whole genome shotgun sequence DNA encodes the following proteins:
- the LOC139578141 gene encoding uncharacterized protein C11orf96 homolog yields MAVVRPMPMETQGFHHMAVVRQMPLETQGFHHVLPAHLLSSTMEEFPQQLPVPKGPARGKSRPRRPREARFKTQPVTFAEIAEVEEEGASPLEEERARRSFLQSLENLRRSTQALYCPTTGRRTATPPQQGLDSSDSDTTQ; encoded by the coding sequence ATGGCTGTTGTCCGTCCGATGCCCATGGAGACCCAGGGCTTCCACCATATGGCTGTTGTTCGTCAGATGCCCTTGGAGACCCAGGGCTTCCACCACGTGCTGCCTGCTCACCTGCTCTCCTCGACCATGGAGGAGTTCCCACAGCAGCTCCCCGTCCCCAAGGGGCCCGCCCGTGGCAAGAGCCGCCCCCGTCGGCCCCGTGAGGCCCGCTTCAAGACCCAGCCCGTCACCTTCGCCGAGATTgctgaggtggaggaggagggcgcTTCGcccctggaggaggagagggcgcGCCGGTCTTTCCTGCAGTCCCTGGAGAACCTTCGCCGGAGCACGCAGGCGCTCTACTGCCCGACGACCGGCCGCCGCACAGCCACGCCCCCACAGCAAGGCCTGGACTCCAGTGACTCTGACACTACCCAGTGA